A DNA window from Anaerocolumna sp. AGMB13020 contains the following coding sequences:
- a CDS encoding DnaJ domain-containing protein, whose translation MIYDPYKILGVAPDATADDIKKAYRALSRKYHPDANINNPNKDQAEERFKEIQVAYDRIMKDRENGNYTGSSAYGGNTYGQGSYGAGGFGAGGFGAGGYGQGTGGQNYGPFGSGNTDSSSSSYQNPEDMRRLRAAANYINAGNYREAMTVLDSIGERGAIWYYYAAVANQGLGNNIGALNAARQAVALDPGNPSYRMLLQRMEGGGIWYENMGSGYGRAAQGAGSVCTTLCWMTLLCNCCCRPY comes from the coding sequence ATGATATATGATCCATATAAAATCCTGGGAGTAGCACCGGATGCAACTGCCGATGACATTAAGAAAGCTTATCGTGCCTTAAGCCGCAAATATCATCCTGATGCAAATATCAATAATCCCAATAAAGATCAGGCAGAAGAACGATTTAAAGAAATACAGGTAGCTTATGACCGAATTATGAAGGACCGGGAAAATGGTAACTATACCGGCAGCAGTGCCTATGGTGGAAATACCTATGGTCAGGGGTCTTATGGGGCAGGAGGTTTTGGAGCCGGTGGTTTTGGAGCTGGTGGGTATGGACAGGGAACCGGCGGACAGAACTACGGTCCTTTTGGTTCTGGGAATACCGACAGCAGCTCCTCCTCCTATCAGAACCCGGAGGATATGAGAAGACTCAGGGCAGCAGCTAATTATATCAATGCAGGCAATTACAGAGAAGCCATGACGGTACTGGATTCCATAGGAGAAAGAGGAGCTATCTGGTATTATTATGCCGCAGTTGCTAATCAGGGACTTGGCAATAACATAGGAGCATTAAATGCTGCCAGACAGGCAGTTGCACTAGATCCCGGGAACCCCTCCTATCGCATGCTGCTGCAGAGAATGGAAGGCGGGGGAATATGGTATGAAAATATGGGAAGCGGATACGGAAGGGCAGCACAGGGAGCAGGCAGTGTCTGTACCACCT